From the genome of Biomphalaria glabrata chromosome 1, xgBioGlab47.1, whole genome shotgun sequence, one region includes:
- the LOC129926514 gene encoding uncharacterized protein LOC129926514 — protein sequence MNFHDAALDLEGLQQRPSSIREDVCITAVNAAKVLCEKLGIRIEGRIKRRKQMPGENAGDAGLAAVEEITRIMKSVIDRLIQEMTTRFGRLKTLDEKFGFQFNISKLFANDTSNDIQQHCATLADFYKTDIDGTELFVEISDCSMLLKTRPDATPSSPLELLSFIISYGNGIFPNLRIALQIMLTISVSVASCERSFSKLKIILTYLRASMGQERLSDLALLSIEKELVETINFDDVIDNFASARSRKVVL from the coding sequence ATGAATTTCCATGACGCAGCACTGGATTTAGAAGGACTGCAGCAACGGCCAAGTAGCATTCGAGAAGATGTTTGCATCACTGCAGTCAATGCAGCTAAAGTTCTGTGTGAAAAATTGGGAATTAGGATAGAAGGAAGAATTAAACGTCGAAAACAGATGCCAGGTGAAAATGCTGGTGATGCAGGACTCGCTGCGGTTGAAGAAATAACTCGCATTATGAAATCAGTTATTGATAGACTAATCCAGGAGATGACAACACGATTTGGTCGTCTGAAGACGTTAGATGAAAAGTTTGGATTTCAATTCAACATCAGCAAATTGTTTGCTAATGATACCTCTAATGATATTCAACAGCACTGTGCTACGCTGGCTGACTTTTATAAAACTGATATCGATGGAACTGAACTGTTCGTAGAAATCAGTGACTGCAGTATGTTGCTGAAAACCCGGCCAGATGCTACCCCAAGCAGCCCATTAGaattactttcatttattatttcatatggcaaTGGCATATTTCCAAACTTACGAATTGCTTTGCAAATTATGCTGACAATCTCAGTGTCAGTTGCTAGCTGTGAGCGTTCttttagtaaactaaaaatcattttaacttatttgagAGCTTCAATGGGTCAGGAGCGTCTGTCAGACTTGGCATTGCTAAGCATAGAAAAGGAGCTGGTCGAAACAATTAATTTTGATGATGTCATTGACAACTTTGCTAGTGCAAGATCACGAAAAGTAGTTCTATAA
- the LOC106054271 gene encoding cholesterol 25-hydroxylase-like protein 1, member 2, producing MGIPALQNVTGIFNVASSLPDYVTRFLTRSNTRSILQIVWDFRCGYEPYLESPVFPIILSVVFYFVTCLPFTLLDIVCPKQAWYRKYKIQVDKEVTKDQIFDALSLTFWNHILLVLPRAVAQWIWCPVMPLPEEAPSLFEFCWHQMAGLFLFDLQYFCWHVAHHKIRFLYKHIHAVHHHFSSPFAWVTQYLHPLELAAFGFLITANTWVFNCHPLTAWSYMLVSIIVSVEAHIGFDFPFLLHNLDPTGNFGGPTKHDMHHLKPHTNYQPFFNHWDRLFGTYCPPVKGCAVRNKTLQDNKRHTRQSKKVN from the exons ATGGGAATACCAGCGCTACAGAATgtgactggaatttttaatgtCGCTTCATCTCTCCCTGATTACGTCACCCGTTTTTTAACGAGATCAAATACACGTTCGATTTTACAA ATTGTCTGGGACTTTCGGTGTGGCTACGAGCCCTACTTAGAGTCACCAGTGTTTCCCATAATCCTCTCCGTCGTCTTCTACTTTGTCACGTGTCTTCCGTTCACGCTCCTTGATATCGTCTGCCCAAAGCAGGCTTGGTACCGGAAGTACAAGATCCAAGTTGACAAAGAG GTGACGAAGGATCAGATTTTCGATGCATTGTCCTTGACCTTTTGGAACCACATTTTGCTGGTTCTGCCTAGAGCTGTAGCGCAGTGGATCTGGTGTCCCGTCATGCCCCTGCCAGAGGAAGCACCAAGCCTGTTTGAGTTTTGTTGGCACCAGATGGCGGGTTTGTTCCTCTTCGATCTGCAGTACTTTTGTTGGCATGTTGCTCATCATAAA ATTCGCTTCCTGTACAAACACATCCATGCTGTCCATCACCACTTCAGCAGTCCTTTCGCTTGGGTCACTCAGTACCTGCATCCCTTGGAGCTTGCCGCTTTTGGCTTCCTGATCACCGCCAACACCTGGGTCTTCAACTGTCATCCTTTAACAGCTTGGAG CTACATGTTGGTCAGTATCATTGTCAGTGTTGAGGCTCACATCGGCTTCGACTTCCCCTTCCTCCTGCACAATCTCGACCCTACAGGCAACTTTGGTGGACCCACCAAACACGACATGCACCACCTGAAGCCGCATACCAACTACCAACCTTTCTTCAACCACTGGGACAGATTGTTTGGGACCTACTGCCCTCCAGTGAAAGGTTGTGCAGTCAGAAACAAAACCTTGCAGGACAACAAAAGGCATACCAGGCAGAGcaagaaagttaattaa
- the LOC106054281 gene encoding cholesterol 25-hydroxylase-like protein 1, member 2 yields the protein MEIPKILNATGFSNATKIVTEYLTPSFLRTERPLLQIIWDLRLGYEPYLASPLFPVFLSVIFYFALCLPFMLFDIFCKKQVWYRKYKIQIDKEVTKEHIYDTLNLTFWNHVLFVMPGAVAQWIWTPVTPLPDEAPSMFEFCWHQLAALVVFDLQYYVWHMSHHKIRFLYKHIHAVHHRYSSPFVWVTQYLHPWELVTVGFLTTTNTWFFNSHPLTVWSYMLVSIIVSVEAHIGFDFPFLLHNLDPTGNIGGSPKHDMHHQKPLTNYQPFFNHWDKMFGSYCPPMSGGGIKSQALLDYEKRAKQCKKNI from the exons ATGGAGATTCCCAAAATATTGAATGCGACTGGATTTTCCAATGCTACAAAAATTGTTACGGAATATTTGACTCCAAGCTTTCTCAGAACTGAACGACCTTTGTTACAA ATTATTTGGGACCTACGTTTGGGTTACGAGCCCTACCTGGCGTCGCCTCTGTTCCCCGTGTTTCTTTCAGTCATCTTCTACTTTGCCCTGTGTTTACCTTTTATGCTTTTTGATATCTTCTGCAAGAAGCAAGTCTGGTACCGGAAGTACAAGATACAGATAGACAAAGAG GTGACCAAAGAACACATTTATGACACACTCAACTTAACTTTCTGGAACCACGTCTTGTTCGTTATGCCAGGGGCCGTTGCCCAATGGATCTGGACTCCTGTCACACCTTTGCCGGATGAAGCACCCAGTATGTTTGAGTTCTGCTGGCATCAGTTGGCGGCTCTGGTCGTCTTTGATCTGCAGTATTATGTCTGGCACATGAGTCATCATAAA ATACGCTTTTTGTACAAACATATTCACGCTGTCCATCACCGTTACAGCAGTCCGTTTGTCTGGGTCACTCAGTATCTGCATCCCTGGGAGCTGGTAACTGTTGGCTTCTTGACCACCACCAACACCTGGTTCTTCAACTCACATCCACTGACTGTATGGAG CTACATGTTGGTCAGTATCATTGTCAGTGTCGAGGCTCACATCGGCTTCGACTTCCCCTTCCTTCTGCACAACCTTGACCCGACTGGCAACATTGGAGGCTCTCCGAAACACGACATGCACCACCAGAAGCCGCTGACCAACTACCAACCGTTCTTCAACCACTGGGACAAAATGTTTGGCTCCTACTGCCCTCCCATGAGTGGCGGTGGTATCAAGAGTCAGGCCTTGCTGGACTACGAAAAACGCGCCAAACAgtgcaagaaaaatatttaa